In Macaca thibetana thibetana isolate TM-01 chromosome 8, ASM2454274v1, whole genome shotgun sequence, one DNA window encodes the following:
- the C8H8orf82 gene encoding UPF0598 protein C8orf82 homolog isoform X2, with the protein MWSQCGALRSLALARSRGARPCSGDGGVSYTQGQRPEPQTREYFYYVDHQGQLFLDDSKMKNFITCFKDPQFLVTFFSRLRPNRSGRYEAAFPFLSPCGRERNFLRCEDRPVVFTHLLTADHRPPRLSYCGGGEALAVPFEPARLLPLAANGRLYHPAPERAGGVGLVRSALAFELSACFEYGPGAPALPSHVLWQGRRLALTMDLAPLLLAARPP; encoded by the exons ATGTGGTCGCAGTGCGGGGCGCTCCGGAGCCTGGCCTTGGCGCGGTCGCGGGGAGCCCGGCCCTGCAGCGGGGATGGGGGCGTTTCCTACACGCAGGGGCAGCGGCCCGAACCCCAGACCCGCGAGTATTTCTACTACGTGGACCACCAGGGCCAG CTTTTCCTGGATGATTCCAAAATGAAGAATTTCATCACCTGCTTCAAAG ACCCGCAGTTCCTGGTCACCTTCTTCTCCCGCCTGAGACCCAACCGCAGCGGGCGCTACGAGGCCGCCTTCCCCTTCCTCTCGCCCTGCGGCAGAGAGCGCAACTTCCTGCGCTGCGAGGACCGGCCGGTGGTCTTCACGCACCTGCTGACCGCGGACCACAGGCCTCCGCGCCTCTCCTACTGCGGCGGTGGTGAGGCCCTGGCCGTGCCCTTCGAGCCGGCGCGCCTGCTGCCCCTGGCCGCCAACGGGCGCCTGTACCACCCGGCGCCGGAGCGTGCGGGCGGCGTGGGCCTGGTGCGCTCCGCCCTGGCCTTCGAGCTCAGCGCCTGCTTCGAGTACGGGCCCGGCGCGCCCGCGCTGCCCTCGCACGTGCTCTGGCAGGGCCGCCGCCTCGCCCTCACCATGGACCTGGCCCCGCTGCTGCTCGCGGCTCGGCCCCCCTGA
- the C8H8orf82 gene encoding UPF0598 protein C8orf82 homolog isoform X1: MWSQCGALRSLALARSRGARPCSGDGGVSYTQGQRPEPQTREYFYYVDHQGQLFLDDSKMKNFITCFKGNVVPSSPALSFSLRAAPDGLPTLPMGPAHQGMGVLRSGAPLSEARRTSCRRRLPSVWSWARQPWEPSALSIRALHPPDPQFLVTFFSRLRPNRSGRYEAAFPFLSPCGRERNFLRCEDRPVVFTHLLTADHRPPRLSYCGGGEALAVPFEPARLLPLAANGRLYHPAPERAGGVGLVRSALAFELSACFEYGPGAPALPSHVLWQGRRLALTMDLAPLLLAARPP; the protein is encoded by the exons ATGTGGTCGCAGTGCGGGGCGCTCCGGAGCCTGGCCTTGGCGCGGTCGCGGGGAGCCCGGCCCTGCAGCGGGGATGGGGGCGTTTCCTACACGCAGGGGCAGCGGCCCGAACCCCAGACCCGCGAGTATTTCTACTACGTGGACCACCAGGGCCAG CTTTTCCTGGATGATTCCAAAATGAAGAATTTCATCACCTGCTTCAAAGGTAATGTTGtgccttcctccccagccctttctttctcccttcggGCAGCCCCGGATGGGCTCCCGACTCTGCCGATGGGCCCAGCGCACCAAGGAATGGGCGTCCTGCGCTCAGGAGCCCCGCTGAGTGAGGCCAGGCGAACCTCTTGCCGCCGGCGCCTGCCTTCGGTGTGGTCCTGGGCCCGGCAGCCTTGGGAGCCCAGCGCGCTGAGCATCCGCGCCCTTCATCCCCCAGACCCGCAGTTCCTGGTCACCTTCTTCTCCCGCCTGAGACCCAACCGCAGCGGGCGCTACGAGGCCGCCTTCCCCTTCCTCTCGCCCTGCGGCAGAGAGCGCAACTTCCTGCGCTGCGAGGACCGGCCGGTGGTCTTCACGCACCTGCTGACCGCGGACCACAGGCCTCCGCGCCTCTCCTACTGCGGCGGTGGTGAGGCCCTGGCCGTGCCCTTCGAGCCGGCGCGCCTGCTGCCCCTGGCCGCCAACGGGCGCCTGTACCACCCGGCGCCGGAGCGTGCGGGCGGCGTGGGCCTGGTGCGCTCCGCCCTGGCCTTCGAGCTCAGCGCCTGCTTCGAGTACGGGCCCGGCGCGCCCGCGCTGCCCTCGCACGTGCTCTGGCAGGGCCGCCGCCTCGCCCTCACCATGGACCTGGCCCCGCTGCTGCTCGCGGCTCGGCCCCCCTGA